A stretch of DNA from Thermanaerosceptrum fracticalcis:
GGGGCCAATCTCATTTATGATGGTTATTTGCTCTTCCATCCAGTGGAGGCATTCCTGCAAATTGGCTTTGCTGGGATCAAAGCAAAAAATCCTGCCTCCTTTGTCGACACCGGCGGGCTTTAAATGGTTTAGCCGCACATAGCCCAAGGTGGGGGAAGCCACATAGCCTGCTATATATTCGGGGTCATCGGACCAGCAAACTTCGGCCACAATACCCGGGGCTCTGGCCACTTTGCTGGCTAAGGCCAGGGCCTCCCTAACATGGGTATTGTTCAGGCCTTCTCCTTCCAGGTAGGCGTGCAGCTGGGGATAAATTTCCGGGGCCCAGTCCATGCCTGTAGCCCTCACTCCCCGCTGGAGGTCCGGTTCCAGGCGCTTTAAGGTATGGATATCTACTAACATGGCTCCCCGCATAGAGGGAGCTTCCACTAAAAGATTTAAAACGGCTTGGGCTTGCCGGAGTGACAGCCCGGCGGCTTGTAAGCACTGGATAGCCCCTTTTCTTCCTTCCAGGTAGTCTTTGACTTCCAGGGTGGTGATGGGTAAAGAGGAGAGATAAATGATCTCTTCTTTTTTTATTTCTTCCAGTGAGATATTAATAAAATCAGCCTTCCCTTTACTGTGGGTTAAGGAGCGTTTTAAGAGGCTGGACACAGCTTGAAAAATGTCTTCTTCAGGTACGATCCTTTCCGCCCCGGAGATGTGTTGGCCGCCTTTTTCGTGGCTGCCTCCTTGGGCGCTTCTCATTCTGATGTTATACAGTTTTTTCTGCATAAGGCACATCTCTCCAGGAGGTGGCGTTTTTTATCCTGGCCAGGATTTTCGTAAGGGGCCAGGCCGTCAAGGCCGTAAATATCATGCCGGGCAGACTTGCCACCAGCAGGGGCAGTAAACCTTTCCCCAGCAGTAACCATACTACTACGCGGGCGGCAGTAGAACCGAGAGGCCCGGCCAGGCACACAACCCAGAAACGGGGGCCCAAAAGGGCAATGGCGCCTCCCGCCACCAGGCGGAAAGTCATAGCAATCATCACGTTCATGACGGTATGGGTTCCTAACAAAAGGGTAAGCAAGGAGGCCACCAGGCCTGCCAGTATGTACCTGGTAAAGCCAAAACAGGCGGCGATGGCCACGGCCAGCGGAGCAGACAGTTGAAACTCCGTGCCGGGAAAAGGACTGGGAACCTTAAAGGAACCGGAGATAGCGATGATGACGGCTAGCAGGCTAATTAAGGCTATGTCTCGAGCTTGGCGCATAGTATGTGTCTCCCCTCTTAAATGTAACCTTCGACATGATCAATGGTTCACATAGTTATATACAAAATTATATGGCCTGGAGTTCCTGAACGTCAACCCATATTTTTTAGAGGTTGACAATTACATTACAGTCCACTACTATTTTTTTAGAATACATATTCGGGAGGTATTATGACGAAAGGTTTTTTTGTGGTGGGTACAGACACGGGGGTGGGTAAAACGGTGGTTACTGCCGGCCTGGTAGGTGCCCTAAGAGCAAAAGGGGTTAATGCCGTTCCCTTTAAACCTGTACAGAGCGGGGCTGTTAAAGGCCGTTACGGTTTAATTCCACTGGATGTGGAGTTTTACAAAAAGGTTTGCGATTTACCCCCTGATGAATACAATACCTATGCCCTGGAAGCCCCCTTAGCGCCCAGCCTGGCCGCCGAAATTTCCCGGGTCACCATTGAACGGGATATCATTTTAAAAAATTACGCCGCGCTGGCGGGAAAATACGAACTGATTGTGGTGGAAGGGGCAGGGGGTCTCTATGTCCCGCTCTCGGGCACCTCTTTTTTACTGCCGGACTTGATCAAAGCCCTGAATTTACCCCTGATCATCGTAGCCAGGGCCAATTTAGGGACCATCAATCATACGGTGCTGACGGTCAAGTGCGCTCAAGAGCTGGGGCTGGTGATTAAGGGCATTATTTACAACGGCTATAATGCGGACAGCGCCACCTTAGCGGAAAAGACAAACCCCAAAATTATTGAACAAATTACCGGTGTGCCCACTTTGGGGGTAATCCCCAAAGGACGTGACATCGTTGTCGATGCCGGCAAGGCAGGGAACTGTTTGGAACTGATCGAAAACCATGTGAATTTCTCTTTGTTACTGAATTAAATTTTTGGCGCCAATACTAGAATAAACACAGGGTGGGGAAGAAACTATGAATCACTGGCAGCAAAAGGATTTACAGTATGTCTGGCATCCCTGTTCTCAGATGAAGGACTATGAAGATTTTCCCCCTATCGTCATAGAGAGAGGGGAAGGGCCTTATTTATATGACATGGAGGGAAAAGCTTACCTGGATGCCGTATCCTCCTGGTGGGTAAACCTCTTTGGACACAGTAACAAAAGGATTAACGAGGCCATCAGGCGGCAGTGTGAAGAGCTGGAGCATGTGATTTTTGCCAACTTTTCGCATAAGCCTGCTATCCAGCTTGCTGAGAAAATCGTGGAAATAACGCCGCCAGGGTTACAGAAGGTATTCTTTGCCGATAATGGTTCCTCGGCGGTGGAAGTTGCCCTTAAACTGAGTTACCAGTATCACCAGCAAGCGGGTCATGGAGCCAAAACCAAGTTTGTGGCCATCTCCGATGCCTATCACGGCGAGACATTAGGGGCCCTGGCTGTCGGGGATTTAGATCTTTACAGCAGAGTCTTTGAGAAATTGACGATGAGGACATATAAAGCGCAGGGGCCCGATTGTTTCCGCTGTGCCTATGGACAAAGGAGAGAAGACTGTTCCGCCCAGTGTTTTGAGAACTTGGAAAAATTGGTAGAAGAGAAGCACCAGGAGATTTGCGGTGTAATCATCGAGCCCTTGATCCAGGGAGCCGCCGGGATGAAGATTTATCCCCCTGTTTATTTGAGGCGACTGCGGGAACTATGCAGTGAGTATAATATTCACTTAATCGCCGATGAGATTGCTGTGGGTTTTGGCCGCACGGGAAAAATGTTTGCCTGTGAACATGCCGGAATTAGCCCGGATCTCATGTGCCTGTCCAAAGGATTGACAGCAGGGTATCTTCCCCTGGCCCTGACCCTGGTGACGGAGGAAATCTACCAGGCCTTTTACGCCGACTATAGGGAATTGAAAGCCTTTATGCACAGCCACAGTTATACGGGAAATCCCATTGCCTGTGCCGTGGCCAATGAATCCCTCAACATTTTCCAGGAGGAAAATATCCTGGAGAAAAACCGTCATAAGTCCCGGCTTATTGCTCTCTTATCCAGGGAAAAAGCGGAAAACCACCCGTACATTGGGGAATTCCGTCAACTTGGGATGGTGGGGGCCCTGGAACTGGTAGAGGACAAGCGCTTGAAAAAGGGCTTTGACTGGAAAGAGAGGGTAGGCTACCAGATCTACAGGATTGCCCTGGGCAAAGGGGTACTGCTTCGACCCCTGGGCAATGTGATTTATTTCATGCCTCCCTATGTGGTAGATGAAAAAGACATTGAGTTTATGGTGAATACAGCCTTTGCCGCCATTAACCGGTATTTTGGGATTGAATGAAAAATGAGGGTCTTTTAGCCCCTCACTTTTGCTTCTTTACTCAATAGCTGGGAGGAGCTCTACCTGGAGAATGCTGAGGGTCTCAGTGCTTCTGCTATCGATAACTACCTGGAGCGGGCTGGATTAGCACCTTCGGAAATTAATGCTCTCATTTTTGTATCTTCCATGGGAATTGCCACACCCGCCATCGATGCGCACCTCTTTAACGTGATGGGGTTGAGGCCGGATATCAAGCGTTTACCTCTTTGGGGGCTGGGATGTGCCGGTGATGCAGCCGGTTTGGCCAGGGCTTTTGATTTAGCGAGAACTGGTTTAACGTTAATAATAACCCAGACCTTTGACTTCCAGCTCTTTAAATAAGTAAAATCCATGGAGGATAATCATGACAGGCTATTATAAATTAATTTCTTAACTCATAATACGTGTTGTTTGATGGAAGGAAATTGAGGAGCAACGTAGAAATGAATTTTCATGCTACTAAGTTTGAGAATTTATATAGCCTTGAATAAACAGTGGGAGTGTTTATACGTGAAAGAAGCAAAAAACGGGTTAGTACAATCGGTAAGTAGAGCTATCTCAATATTGCAGTGTTTTGAAAGGACGCCGGAGCTAGGTGTATCAGAAATAAGCAGGTTGCTGGGTTTAAACAAAAGCACTACATTTGGACTTATCTCCACATTAGAGCAACACCAGTTTTTAGAACAAAATAAAGAATCGGGGAAATACCGCCTGGGTATAGAACTGTTTCGGCTGGGTACGAAAGTTAAGGCCGATCTATTAAGTATTGCTACACCCTATCTCAAGAATTTGGCTGATATCTATAAAGAAACTGTGCACCTTGTTGTGCACAGTGACAGTGATGTCTTATATCTTGATAAAATCGAGAGTCCTCACTCCATGAGGATTTGTTCAAAAGTAGGGGAGAGGCTGCCGCTTTACTGTACCGGCGTGGGTAAAGTCATTTTAGCTCATTTAAAAGAAGAAGAAATTAAAGATATCTTAAAAAAGACATCCTTTCAAAAACGGACGGAAAAAACAATTTGCGATCCGGATTTGTTGTATAAGGAATTATTAAAAACTAGGGAGAAGGGCTATGCTGAGGATGATGAAGAGTTAGAAGTGGGATTAAAATGTATCGCCACCCCCATTTTTAATCATCTGGGTAAACCGATTGGGGCTATCAGTGTGGCCGGGCCTACTTCACGGATGAGTGACGAATTGACCCGAAATATTAGCAAAACGCTTATGGAATACACAAAAGAGATATCGAGAAAGCTTGGTTATATACAAGAGTAAGGGAGGTTTTTGTATCTCCCGGAAAGTATTTTCTGTTTTCCTAATCATTGTTTAAAAAGCAGATTATTCTTTTAATGGAAAGGTTAAGATTTGGAAAAATGCCTGACTATAAAGCCCTTACCGTCTCCGGTAAGGGCTTTATAAATAGGAATTGTCAAGTGCCCATATAAGATCCTTAAAGTCAAAATATGATGAAAAAAGTGGTATAATAATACAAAGTAATACACTACTTTCCGGTTTATAAAGAAGGTAGAGATCATGAGCATCAAGCAACTCAAAATAGCTAAGAAAACAGCTATAATTTTATTTTTAACCGTCTTCTTAAGTGGATGTGCAGGCCAGGGATCAACCCCAGCCGGTTCATTTATTTATATTAGTGATAATAGCACTGCTGATGAGAAGACTTGTAAGCAAAAGACAATTCTTGTAGAACAAAAAAAAGAAGCGGCCATTGACCAACTGAAAGAAAGCTTGCGGATTAAATATCGTGATAGAAAGCCTAAATTATGGGGAGAAAATGTGCCGGGCGTTATGACAAAACTTGATACAAGCGAGAAAATAATAGCCCTCACCTTTGATGCCTGTGGCGGGAGTAAATTGAGTAATGGAGTTGATACTGAACTTATTGATTTTCTTATACAAGAAGGGATTCCGGCCACCTTATTTTTAAGCGGTAGATGGATTGAAGCTAATCCAGAATACTGCAGATTTTTAGCAGATAATAGTAATTTTGAGATTGAAAATCACGGTTTCCGGCATAAACCTTTATCCGTTAACGGTAAGTCCGTTTATAACGTTCAAGGGACAACCGGTATTGAGGAAATCATCGATGAAGTGGAAACAAATGCACGGCAAATAGAAAAATATACAGGACGGAAACCCAAGTACTTTCGCTCCGGTACTGCCTATTACGATGAAATTGCCGTGCAAATTGTCGGTGACTTAGGTTATCAAGTGGTTAACTTTAATGTGATTGGCGATGGAGGGGCTACCTACTCTAAACAACAAGTCAAACATGCTACACTAAAAGCCCAACCCGGTTCAATCATCATTTATCACATGAACCACCCGGAAGGCTCTACCAGTGAAGGTTTGATAGAAGGGGTGAAAGAGTTAAAAGAAAAAGGATATAGATTTGTCAAGTTAGAAGAGTATCGACTTAAATAATATTAGTAAAACACCACCATTTTACCGAGAACATGACAGGGGCTATATAGATTAAATCCAGAGCTTTCAACTGTGGATTTAATCTATAATGGAAAAAAGGGGTGAAAAACGATAAGGGACAACTTTGCAGTCATTATTGTAGTGCTAAATGTGTTATCCTTTTAGCGGAGTCAGCAGATAAGGGCGCTATTATACGCCATCGCGATTGAGCATCCTACCAATTTTCATCTTAATGCCTTGGCTTAAGGAAATAAAATATAAGGTTGAAGACAAGACTATACTTATAATCTTTGGGGTGAGGTGATAAATTTGTTATTGGAAGTAGCAACTACCGCCATAGAAAAATTAATCGAGGAACTAAGAAATGCAGAACCAGTAAAAAGAGATAAATTTCTAAAGACAGCTTTATCACTGGTGGAATTCTCTTCGGAAACTTTAAAAAACAAAGGCTAAAATATGGAGTAAAGAAAGGTGGCAAATTGTCACCTTTTTTTG
This window harbors:
- a CDS encoding polysaccharide deacetylase family protein, with product MSIKQLKIAKKTAIILFLTVFLSGCAGQGSTPAGSFIYISDNSTADEKTCKQKTILVEQKKEAAIDQLKESLRIKYRDRKPKLWGENVPGVMTKLDTSEKIIALTFDACGGSKLSNGVDTELIDFLIQEGIPATLFLSGRWIEANPEYCRFLADNSNFEIENHGFRHKPLSVNGKSVYNVQGTTGIEEIIDEVETNARQIEKYTGRKPKYFRSGTAYYDEIAVQIVGDLGYQVVNFNVIGDGGATYSKQQVKHATLKAQPGSIIIYHMNHPEGSTSEGLIEGVKELKEKGYRFVKLEEYRLK
- a CDS encoding 6-carboxyhexanoate--CoA ligase, which produces MQKKLYNIRMRSAQGGSHEKGGQHISGAERIVPEEDIFQAVSSLLKRSLTHSKGKADFINISLEEIKKEEIIYLSSLPITTLEVKDYLEGRKGAIQCLQAAGLSLRQAQAVLNLLVEAPSMRGAMLVDIHTLKRLEPDLQRGVRATGMDWAPEIYPQLHAYLEGEGLNNTHVREALALASKVARAPGIVAEVCWSDDPEYIAGYVASPTLGYVRLNHLKPAGVDKGGRIFCFDPSKANLQECLHWMEEQITIINEIGPYQGTFPLKNYFGEKEYGTNR
- the bioD gene encoding dethiobiotin synthase, whose translation is MTKGFFVVGTDTGVGKTVVTAGLVGALRAKGVNAVPFKPVQSGAVKGRYGLIPLDVEFYKKVCDLPPDEYNTYALEAPLAPSLAAEISRVTIERDIILKNYAALAGKYELIVVEGAGGLYVPLSGTSFLLPDLIKALNLPLIIVARANLGTINHTVLTVKCAQELGLVIKGIIYNGYNADSATLAEKTNPKIIEQITGVPTLGVIPKGRDIVVDAGKAGNCLELIENHVNFSLLLN
- a CDS encoding IclR family transcriptional regulator, whose translation is MKEAKNGLVQSVSRAISILQCFERTPELGVSEISRLLGLNKSTTFGLISTLEQHQFLEQNKESGKYRLGIELFRLGTKVKADLLSIATPYLKNLADIYKETVHLVVHSDSDVLYLDKIESPHSMRICSKVGERLPLYCTGVGKVILAHLKEEEIKDILKKTSFQKRTEKTICDPDLLYKELLKTREKGYAEDDEELEVGLKCIATPIFNHLGKPIGAISVAGPTSRMSDELTRNISKTLMEYTKEISRKLGYIQE
- the bioA gene encoding adenosylmethionine--8-amino-7-oxononanoate transaminase codes for the protein MNHWQQKDLQYVWHPCSQMKDYEDFPPIVIERGEGPYLYDMEGKAYLDAVSSWWVNLFGHSNKRINEAIRRQCEELEHVIFANFSHKPAIQLAEKIVEITPPGLQKVFFADNGSSAVEVALKLSYQYHQQAGHGAKTKFVAISDAYHGETLGALAVGDLDLYSRVFEKLTMRTYKAQGPDCFRCAYGQRREDCSAQCFENLEKLVEEKHQEICGVIIEPLIQGAAGMKIYPPVYLRRLRELCSEYNIHLIADEIAVGFGRTGKMFACEHAGISPDLMCLSKGLTAGYLPLALTLVTEEIYQAFYADYRELKAFMHSHSYTGNPIACAVANESLNIFQEENILEKNRHKSRLIALLSREKAENHPYIGEFRQLGMVGALELVEDKRLKKGFDWKERVGYQIYRIALGKGVLLRPLGNVIYFMPPYVVDEKDIEFMVNTAFAAINRYFGIE